The following are encoded together in the Cyanobacterium aponinum PCC 10605 genome:
- the cobU gene encoding bifunctional adenosylcobinamide kinase/adenosylcobinamide-phosphate guanylyltransferase, whose protein sequence is MSITLVTGAANSGKSEWAEYLASQCQKPVIYIATGLKNDHDIEWQKKIEQHQIRRPENWQTLEIPYNLVDAIALNFSDNCILVDSLGTWVANYLDKNNDDWQKEINHLLETCREYKGEIIFVGEETGWGVVPAYELGRLFRSRLGNLIRLVGGIANSVYLMVGGYAVDVAKLGINLTSVQDKIIGSQQDKKFPS, encoded by the coding sequence ATGTCTATAACTCTAGTTACCGGTGCGGCAAATTCTGGGAAAAGTGAATGGGCGGAATATTTAGCTTCTCAATGTCAAAAGCCTGTGATTTATATTGCGACAGGACTTAAAAATGATCATGATATAGAATGGCAAAAAAAAATTGAGCAACATCAAATCAGAAGACCAGAAAACTGGCAAACATTAGAAATTCCATATAATTTAGTAGATGCGATCGCACTTAATTTTTCTGATAACTGTATTTTAGTTGACTCTTTAGGAACATGGGTTGCTAATTATTTAGATAAAAACAATGATGATTGGCAGAAAGAAATCAATCATCTTTTGGAAACTTGCCGAGAATATAAGGGGGAAATAATCTTTGTGGGAGAGGAAACGGGGTGGGGAGTTGTACCTGCTTATGAGTTAGGGCGATTGTTTCGCTCTCGTTTGGGTAATTTGATTCGTTTGGTGGGGGGAATCGCTAATTCAGTTTACTTGATGGTGGGCGGTTATGCAGTAGATGTGGCTAAATTGGGAATTAATCTTACCTCAGTTCAAGATAAAATTATCGGTAGCCAACAAGATAAAAAATTTCCTAGTTGA